In Daucus carota subsp. sativus chromosome 4, DH1 v3.0, whole genome shotgun sequence, one DNA window encodes the following:
- the LOC108216495 gene encoding putative HVA22-like protein g, producing MWADLITKALMMVLGYAYPAFVCFKTVENHRVKIEELRFWCQYWIIVALMTVFERIGDIFVSWVPMYAEMKLALFLYLWYPKTKGTGYIYETLLRPFVIKHETDIDKNLQELRTRTWDLAIYYYHNCTELGQTKFFQVIEYLASQSKKIDKASSEKGMIKSSKENPPPRPNTIFSFNRISKRPSQKHLQIPSDAPVYNARVMASKH from the exons ATGTGGGCAGATCTCATCACCAAAGCTCTAAT GATGGTCCTTGGTTATGCCTATCCTGCTTTTGTGTGTTTTAAAACGGTTGAGAACCACAGAGTCAAGATCGAAGAACTACGGTTTTGGTGCCAGTATTG GATAATTGTTGCACTAATGACAGTTTTTGAGAGGATTGGTGATATATTTGTTTCATG GGTGCCAATGTATGCTGAGATGAAGCTAGCTCTATTCCTCTACTTGTGGTATCCAAAAACAAAG GGCACAGGATATATCTATGAGACATTATTGCGTCCATTTGTTATAAAGCACGAGACAGACATTGACAAGAATTTACAGGAGTTAAGAACAAGGACGTGGGATTTGGCTATATACTATTACCATAACTGTACCGAGCTGGGGCAAACAAAGTTTTTCCAAGTTATAGAGTACTTGGCTTCTCAATCAAAAAAGATCGACAAAGCTAGTTCAGAG AAGGGGATGATTAAAAGCTCTAAAGAAAATCCACCACCTCGTCCAAACACAATATTTTCATTCAATCGGATCTCAAAGAGGCCATCACAGAAGCACTTGCAGATACCATCTGATGCACCTGTGTACAATGCCAGAGTCATGGCATCAAAGCACTAA
- the LOC108215861 gene encoding 2-Cys peroxiredoxin BAS1, chloroplastic, which translates to MASCIAAASTISVRPNPKAALNISPKSRQTLAASATPFFNSAALRKSFQSLSVSSRSPRSLVVKASELPLVGNVAPDFEAEAVFDQEFINVKLSDYIGKKYVILFFYPLDFTFVCPTEITAFSDRHAEFDKINTEILGVSIDSVFSHLAWVQTDRKSGGLGDLNYPLVSDVTKSISKAFGVLIPDQGVALRGLFIIDKEGVIQHSTINNLAIGRSVDETLRTLQALQFVQENPDEVCPAGWKPGEKTMKPDPKLSKEFFAAV; encoded by the exons ATGGCTTCGTGCATAGCagcagcttctacaatctctgTTCGCCCCAACCCTAAAGCAGCCCTCAACATTTCCCCCAAATCCAGACAAACCCTAGCTGCATCGGCTACTCCTTTTTTCAATTCCGCCGCTCTTCGCAAATCATTTCAATCTCTCTCCGTCTCTTCTCGCTCTCCTCGCAGCTTAGTCGTCAAGGCT aGTGAGCTTCCCCTGGTTGGAAATGTGGCTCCGGATTTCGAAGCTGAAGCTGTTTTTGATCAGGAATTTATCAAC GTTAAACTGTCCGACTATATTGGAAAGAAATATGTAATTCTCTTCTTTTATCCGCTGGACTTTACCTTTGTTTGCCCAACTG AGATTACTGCATTCAGTGACCGTCATGCTGAGTTTGATAAGATAAACACCGAGATTTTGGGTGTTTCCATAGACAGCGTG TTCTCCCATCTTGCATGGGTCCAAACTGACAGGAAATCAGGAGGACTTGGTGATTTGAATTATCCATTGGTATCTGATGTAACCAAATCCATCTCTAAAGCTTTTGGTGTGCTAATCCCGGATCAG GGAGTTGCATTGAGAGGACTTTTCATCATTGACAAGGAAGGGGTGATTCAGCACTCCACCATTAACAATCTTGCTATTGGGAGAAGTGTTGACGAGACCTTGAGAACTCTCCAG GCATTGCAATTTGTGCAGGAGAACCCAGATGAAGTATGCCCAGCTGGATGGAAGCCTGGTGAGAAGACCATGAAGCCAGATCCTAAACTAAGCAAGGAATTCTTTGCAGCAGTATAA